The following proteins are encoded in a genomic region of Phycisphaera sp.:
- a CDS encoding undecaprenyl/decaprenyl-phosphate alpha-N-acetylglucosaminyl 1-phosphate transferase: MSELLAMAMHGMPPLGDAPIEEAVEAADGLATTGLAIFHRYIWVFVAAFVITIVATPIVRKIALRSGIIDRPSDPRKVHRIPVAYLGGLAVFLGIMGGTLVSYLATAWGDLGVVYPSEHLVDGDYHGVVPISVLLGMTVIVIVGLLDDAVGIRPGLKISGQLVAAAALAIENVGVKVAQGVLRPVGEILVRLDLVANSDLIFYVPIPGLEVPLELNVVYWSGAIVIAVFVIGACNAANLIDGLDGLLTGTTTITVIGLTILALSLMVIDQGPRDAQRLVLCLAVLGACMGFLPHNFNPASIFLGDCGSMLLGYCTIVIILTLGDMGQTHLVLAGLMMFAVPIIDSVLAIVRRRMSGKSVTEADDQHLHHMLKRGLGVKGAVLALYGITACFTALGLAMSLSRARVVYGLALIVVCYVGVTAIKVSRRQSIESEASLAIDTAKRPKRSAS, from the coding sequence ATGAGCGAACTCCTGGCCATGGCGATGCATGGGATGCCACCACTCGGCGATGCTCCCATCGAGGAAGCCGTCGAAGCCGCGGATGGGTTGGCCACAACCGGGCTGGCGATCTTCCATCGCTATATCTGGGTGTTCGTGGCGGCCTTCGTGATCACGATCGTGGCGACGCCGATCGTTCGTAAGATCGCATTGAGATCTGGAATTATCGACCGCCCGAGCGATCCGCGCAAGGTCCACCGCATCCCGGTGGCGTACCTGGGTGGGCTCGCGGTGTTCCTCGGCATCATGGGCGGCACGCTGGTGAGCTACCTGGCCACGGCCTGGGGCGATCTGGGCGTGGTCTATCCCAGCGAGCACCTGGTCGATGGCGATTACCACGGCGTCGTGCCCATCAGTGTGCTGCTCGGCATGACGGTGATCGTGATCGTTGGATTGCTCGATGACGCCGTTGGCATCCGGCCCGGCCTGAAGATCAGCGGCCAGCTCGTGGCCGCGGCGGCGCTGGCCATCGAAAACGTGGGCGTGAAGGTCGCTCAAGGCGTGCTGCGCCCGGTGGGTGAAATCCTCGTGCGTCTTGATCTCGTCGCCAATAGCGACCTGATCTTCTACGTCCCCATCCCGGGGCTTGAGGTGCCGCTCGAACTCAACGTCGTGTACTGGTCCGGCGCGATCGTGATCGCGGTGTTCGTCATTGGTGCGTGCAACGCGGCCAACCTCATCGACGGGCTCGACGGCCTGCTCACCGGCACAACAACCATCACCGTCATCGGGCTGACCATCCTGGCGCTCTCGCTCATGGTTATCGACCAGGGCCCGCGCGACGCCCAGCGTCTCGTGCTGTGCCTGGCGGTGCTGGGCGCGTGCATGGGCTTCCTGCCCCACAACTTCAACCCGGCGTCGATCTTTTTGGGCGATTGCGGCTCGATGCTGCTGGGCTATTGCACCATCGTCATCATCCTGACGCTGGGAGACATGGGCCAGACCCACCTGGTGCTGGCCGGGCTCATGATGTTCGCCGTGCCGATCATCGACAGCGTGCTGGCGATCGTGCGGCGGCGGATGAGCGGCAAGAGCGTCACCGAGGCCGACGACCAGCACCTGCACCACATGCTCAAGCGGGGCCTGGGCGTGAAGGGAGCCGTGCTGGCGTTGTACGGCATCACGGCCTGCTTCACGGCCCTGGGGCTGGCCATGAGCCTCAGCCGCGCCCGCGTGGTCTACGGCCTGGCGCTTATTGTCGTGTGCTACGTGGGCGTGACGGCCATCAAGGTCAGCCGGCGGCAGTCGATCGAGAGCGAGGCCTCGTTGGCTATCGACACCGCGAAGCGGCCCAAGCGGTCGGCGTCCTGA
- the murJ gene encoding murein biosynthesis integral membrane protein MurJ, protein MSGALSRAFRVISSLTLLSRVLGLVRDVVTARLFGDTAVGSAFAAAFAVPNTFRRLFGEGALAAAFVPEYASLVEQDPRAADRFATFTVALLGLVTAGLAVLGELGLWLALSMAEPGGVRHFSILLVMIALPFMPLICIAAMLAGVLQTHGRFGPPAAQPIVLNLCVLGAAGVHAMRQNASVESAAMLLCAAVVLSGVFQVVWSLWALRSHVKWTRVIAGVGQSVRNLVRRWAGAIIGLGTLQASALLDVVLAMWPIWFGATMFGFAYPLDKQSNAILFYAQRLYQFPLGVFGVAVATAAFPLLSRLAGQREGFQAALVDALSLSVAIALPASVGLMLVSGDLTHTLFGGGSGFSEGGAQRAAVVLIGYASCVWAYACNQLLTRAFYAMGDTRTPAFISLFALGVNLVLNLSLIWLLREAGLAWATATAAGMQTVILLVVLARKHSVDVVGKTWRRGWKVVPSVMIMAIAVGAVLLLWPSPDAWAERAARLAVCVTVGGLAYASAAWAMGYRELARVLHRGGASDGD, encoded by the coding sequence ATGAGCGGGGCTCTCTCTCGCGCGTTCCGCGTGATCTCTTCGCTCACGCTGCTTTCGCGCGTGCTGGGGCTCGTGCGCGACGTCGTGACCGCCCGGCTCTTCGGCGATACCGCCGTTGGCTCGGCCTTCGCGGCGGCCTTCGCGGTTCCCAATACATTCCGCCGCCTATTCGGCGAAGGAGCACTCGCAGCGGCGTTCGTGCCCGAGTATGCCTCCTTGGTCGAGCAAGACCCGAGGGCCGCGGACCGATTCGCGACCTTCACGGTGGCCTTGTTGGGCTTGGTGACCGCCGGGCTTGCCGTACTGGGCGAACTCGGCCTCTGGCTTGCGCTATCGATGGCCGAGCCGGGCGGGGTGCGGCATTTCTCGATCCTGCTGGTGATGATCGCGCTGCCATTCATGCCACTCATCTGCATCGCGGCGATGCTCGCGGGCGTGCTCCAGACGCACGGCCGCTTCGGCCCGCCCGCGGCCCAGCCCATCGTGCTCAACCTGTGCGTGCTCGGTGCGGCAGGTGTGCACGCGATGCGTCAGAACGCGAGCGTGGAGTCGGCGGCCATGCTGCTGTGCGCGGCCGTAGTGCTGTCGGGCGTGTTCCAGGTGGTGTGGAGTCTCTGGGCGCTGCGGTCGCACGTGAAGTGGACGCGTGTGATCGCGGGCGTTGGGCAGAGCGTTCGGAACCTGGTGCGGCGGTGGGCCGGCGCGATCATCGGGCTGGGGACGCTCCAGGCCAGCGCCCTGCTCGACGTCGTGCTCGCGATGTGGCCGATCTGGTTCGGCGCGACCATGTTCGGCTTCGCGTACCCGCTCGACAAGCAATCCAACGCGATCCTCTTTTACGCGCAGCGGCTGTACCAGTTCCCACTCGGCGTGTTTGGTGTTGCCGTGGCGACGGCGGCGTTCCCATTGCTCAGCCGGCTCGCCGGGCAGCGTGAAGGATTCCAGGCGGCGCTCGTTGATGCGCTCTCGCTCTCGGTTGCCATCGCACTGCCGGCCAGCGTTGGCTTGATGCTGGTGTCGGGCGACCTGACCCACACGCTCTTTGGGGGCGGAAGCGGCTTCAGCGAGGGCGGCGCCCAGCGGGCCGCGGTGGTCCTGATCGGCTACGCCTCGTGCGTGTGGGCCTACGCCTGCAACCAGTTGCTCACGCGGGCGTTCTACGCGATGGGCGACACACGCACCCCGGCGTTCATCTCGCTGTTCGCTCTCGGTGTCAATCTGGTGCTGAACCTCTCGCTCATCTGGCTGCTCCGCGAGGCCGGGTTGGCCTGGGCGACCGCCACCGCCGCGGGCATGCAGACGGTTATCCTTTTGGTTGTGCTGGCACGGAAGCACAGCGTGGATGTTGTTGGCAAGACGTGGCGGCGTGGGTGGAAGGTCGTGCCATCGGTCATGATCATGGCTATCGCGGTGGGCGCGGTGCTGCTGTTGTGGCCATCGCCGGATGCGTGGGCAGAACGCGCCGCGCGACTGGCGGTCTGCGTCACGGTTGGTGGGCTGGCTTATGCTTCGGCCGCGTGGGCCATGGGATATCGTGAGTTGGCACGCGTGCTACACCGCGGGGGGGCATCGGATGGCGATTGA
- a CDS encoding UbiA family prenyltransferase, which produces MTEAPDHANTSSDSIGTAGVRREPLWTALLRLARPKQWAKSVFVAVGPFFGGATAIDEIWGVVLAMAAFALASSGCYVVNDLRDTEADRLHPRKRRRPIASGRITASTARLYAISLWIAAAACVAALGPILGSTNALALGGLLALYILNVTTYSLKLKGVPVLDVLSLALGFVLRVLGGCAAVGITPSTWLLNVTLFLAMFLAFGKRLGERRTLGGDATAARAVQGVYTDELLRMMVVVTAVAMLLTYAGYVQDNESRFVWIFGGRSLGMGDSPRLGMNLLWLTMLPATFAVLRCIILLERGDYDDPTELATRDRDFQLAALVFGTLTAVLVLWAGPAERPHPDSPPGITDSMQESDYSMADEEPERFSAVQLGGRPVG; this is translated from the coding sequence ATGACCGAAGCCCCCGACCACGCCAATACCAGTTCCGATAGCATCGGCACGGCTGGCGTCCGGCGTGAGCCGCTATGGACAGCATTGCTCCGTTTGGCGCGGCCCAAGCAATGGGCCAAGTCGGTGTTCGTCGCGGTCGGCCCGTTCTTCGGCGGTGCGACCGCCATCGACGAAATCTGGGGCGTCGTGCTCGCCATGGCCGCCTTCGCCCTGGCCTCGAGTGGTTGTTACGTGGTCAACGACCTCCGCGATACCGAAGCCGACCGCCTGCACCCCCGCAAGCGGCGCCGCCCCATCGCCTCGGGCCGCATCACCGCGAGCACCGCCCGCCTCTACGCGATCTCTCTCTGGATAGCCGCCGCGGCCTGTGTTGCGGCATTGGGCCCCATCCTGGGATCGACCAACGCCCTGGCCCTTGGCGGGTTGCTGGCGCTGTACATCCTCAACGTCACTACCTATAGCCTCAAGCTCAAGGGCGTGCCCGTGCTCGACGTCCTGAGCCTCGCCTTAGGGTTCGTCCTGCGCGTGCTGGGCGGCTGTGCGGCCGTTGGCATCACCCCGAGCACCTGGCTGCTCAACGTCACGCTCTTCCTGGCCATGTTCCTGGCCTTCGGTAAGCGGCTTGGCGAGCGCCGGACCCTCGGCGGCGATGCCACCGCGGCCCGAGCCGTCCAGGGCGTCTACACCGACGAGCTCCTCCGCATGATGGTGGTCGTGACCGCCGTGGCGATGCTGCTGACCTACGCCGGGTACGTCCAGGACAACGAGTCCAGATTTGTGTGGATCTTCGGAGGCCGCTCGCTGGGCATGGGTGATTCCCCCCGCCTGGGCATGAACCTGCTCTGGCTGACCATGCTCCCGGCCACATTCGCGGTGCTGCGTTGCATCATCTTGCTTGAGCGGGGTGACTACGACGACCCGACGGAACTGGCGACCAGAGATAGGGATTTCCAGCTTGCTGCCCTCGTGTTTGGCACTCTGACCGCGGTCCTGGTGCTCTGGGCCGGTCCGGCGGAACGGCCCCATCCGGATAGCCCGCCCGGAATAACCGACTCGATGCAAGAGTCCGATTACTCGATGGCCGATGAGGAACCTGAGAGGTTCTCGGCCGTCCAACTGGGCGGTCGCCCTGTGGGCTGA
- a CDS encoding zinc-dependent metalloprotease, whose amino-acid sequence MRNTMSGKGIVGVAAALLAVAGQAYGQDKGDLPAFEKVSEGYEQVVTTADGKSFFNIWKREKDGQLLAELPRGFERQKHFFAMTMGSGDIFAGLQSGDLYAYWKKYDKRLALIQPQTEVRAGGDKGVEKGIDRIFTDRVLLEVPIVAKGPNGQPVIDLDQLLVNNAGTFFGGRAARLNSRLATIKTAKAFPENVEIAIEAPDASGRFAIYHYSISNIKGTPGYKPREADERVGFFTTSYRDFSEMDGSQMWTRYVNRWNLEKADPSLSKSPPKQAIVYYIDHQVPVKYRRWVREGVEYWNKAFEEVGIVGAIEVVYQDATTGANMEKDPEDVRYNFIRWLTNGIGTAIGPSRVNPKTGEILDADVVLTDGWIRAYWFQYNDLLPQVAIEGFGPETLAWLDENPQWDPRVQMAAPEQREYIIAQREARGPLPYGGHPAMMAREAQDGSISDAVAAYQVTGACNMAHLKAMNMDVARLSGEVLGLFETEAKEGVDMLDGVPEWFVGPALAHLVAHEVGHTLGLRHNFKGSAVFTMDEINSEEVKDKHPFSTTVMDYNPININMESGEIQGNYEVIDIGAYDKWAIEYGYTDGNLDEVLKKVEDPNLAYATDEDTWGPDPLARRYDLSADPLDYAENQMRLARELRSQILDNFVKDGDSWARARRGYNITLGQHINSVSMMANWIGGTFQSRAKKGDPGDMAPLTPVPADQQRKALNFVINNTFYDDAYGLTPELLSKMTVDKWYDGGGMGSMFEEPAFPIHDRIRGIQSSAMTMVLNPTTLDRVFNNEMHVDGDEDFITLAEIMKTVKDAAWKELKEGGSGDYSDRKPMISSLRRGLQGQHIDRLISLTNRGFPGASGAALANVANLQLRELRQEIDGAVKKGKSSMDTYTKAHLMDASDRIGRALEAQYTQTR is encoded by the coding sequence ATGAGGAACACGATGAGCGGAAAAGGCATCGTTGGTGTCGCGGCTGCGCTTCTTGCCGTTGCCGGTCAGGCCTACGGCCAAGACAAAGGCGATCTGCCGGCATTCGAGAAGGTGAGCGAGGGCTACGAGCAGGTGGTCACCACCGCCGATGGCAAGAGCTTCTTTAACATCTGGAAGCGCGAGAAGGACGGCCAGTTGCTGGCCGAGCTGCCCCGCGGCTTCGAGCGGCAGAAGCACTTCTTTGCCATGACGATGGGCTCGGGCGACATCTTCGCCGGCCTGCAGTCGGGCGATCTTTACGCCTATTGGAAGAAGTATGACAAGCGCCTCGCGCTGATCCAGCCGCAGACCGAGGTCCGCGCGGGCGGCGACAAGGGTGTCGAGAAGGGCATCGATCGTATTTTCACCGATCGCGTGCTGCTCGAGGTTCCGATCGTTGCCAAGGGCCCCAACGGCCAGCCTGTGATCGACCTTGACCAGCTCCTGGTCAACAACGCGGGCACGTTCTTCGGCGGCCGCGCCGCACGCCTGAACTCGCGACTGGCGACCATCAAGACGGCCAAGGCCTTCCCCGAGAACGTCGAGATCGCCATCGAGGCTCCCGACGCGAGCGGCCGGTTTGCCATCTACCACTACTCCATCAGCAACATCAAGGGCACCCCGGGCTACAAGCCCCGCGAGGCCGACGAGCGCGTGGGCTTCTTCACCACCAGCTATCGCGACTTCTCCGAGATGGACGGCTCGCAGATGTGGACGCGGTACGTCAACCGCTGGAACCTTGAGAAGGCCGACCCGAGCCTGAGCAAGAGCCCGCCCAAGCAGGCCATCGTGTACTACATCGACCATCAGGTGCCGGTGAAGTACCGCCGCTGGGTGCGTGAGGGTGTTGAGTACTGGAACAAGGCCTTCGAGGAGGTCGGCATCGTCGGCGCCATCGAGGTCGTGTACCAGGACGCCACCACGGGTGCCAACATGGAGAAGGACCCCGAGGACGTCCGCTACAACTTCATCCGCTGGCTGACCAACGGCATCGGCACGGCCATCGGCCCAAGCCGCGTGAACCCCAAGACCGGCGAGATCCTCGACGCCGACGTCGTGCTGACCGACGGCTGGATCCGCGCGTACTGGTTCCAATACAACGACCTGCTGCCGCAGGTGGCCATCGAGGGCTTCGGCCCCGAGACGCTCGCCTGGCTGGACGAGAACCCCCAGTGGGATCCTCGGGTGCAGATGGCCGCTCCTGAGCAGCGTGAGTACATCATCGCCCAGCGCGAGGCCCGCGGCCCGCTGCCATACGGCGGCCACCCGGCCATGATGGCCCGTGAGGCCCAGGATGGCTCCATCTCGGACGCCGTCGCCGCCTATCAGGTCACCGGTGCCTGCAACATGGCCCACCTCAAGGCCATGAACATGGACGTCGCCCGCCTGAGCGGCGAGGTCCTGGGGCTATTCGAGACCGAGGCCAAGGAAGGCGTCGACATGCTCGACGGCGTGCCCGAGTGGTTCGTCGGTCCGGCGCTCGCGCACCTGGTTGCCCACGAGGTTGGCCACACCCTGGGCCTTCGCCACAACTTCAAGGGCTCGGCCGTGTTCACCATGGACGAGATCAACTCCGAAGAAGTCAAGGACAAGCACCCGTTCTCCACGACCGTGATGGACTACAACCCCATCAACATCAACATGGAGTCCGGTGAGATCCAGGGCAACTACGAGGTCATCGACATTGGTGCCTACGACAAGTGGGCCATCGAGTACGGCTACACCGACGGCAACCTCGACGAGGTACTCAAGAAGGTTGAAGATCCCAACCTGGCGTACGCAACCGACGAGGACACGTGGGGCCCCGACCCCCTGGCCCGGCGCTACGACCTCTCGGCTGATCCGTTGGATTACGCCGAGAACCAGATGCGTCTGGCCCGCGAGCTTCGCAGCCAGATCCTCGACAACTTCGTCAAGGATGGCGACAGCTGGGCCCGCGCCCGCCGCGGGTACAACATCACCCTGGGCCAGCACATCAACTCGGTCAGCATGATGGCCAACTGGATCGGCGGCACGTTCCAGAGCCGCGCCAAGAAGGGCGACCCGGGCGATATGGCTCCCTTGACCCCGGTGCCCGCCGACCAGCAGCGCAAGGCGCTCAACTTCGTCATCAACAACACGTTCTATGACGATGCCTACGGCTTGACGCCCGAGTTGCTCAGCAAGATGACCGTGGACAAGTGGTACGACGGCGGCGGCATGGGTTCCATGTTCGAGGAGCCTGCCTTCCCCATCCACGACCGCATCCGCGGCATCCAGTCGTCGGCTATGACGATGGTGCTCAACCCGACCACGCTCGACCGCGTGTTCAACAACGAGATGCACGTCGATGGTGACGAAGACTTCATCACGCTGGCCGAGATCATGAAGACCGTGAAGGACGCGGCCTGGAAGGAGCTGAAGGAGGGCGGCAGCGGCGACTACAGCGATCGCAAGCCCATGATCAGCTCGCTTCGTCGCGGCCTGCAAGGCCAGCACATCGATCGCCTGATCAGCCTGACCAACCGGGGCTTCCCCGGCGCGTCGGGCGCGGCCCTGGCCAACGTGGCCAACCTCCAGCTCCGCGAGCTCCGCCAGGAGATCGACGGCGCGGTGAAGAAGGGCAAGAGCTCGATGGACACCTACACCAAGGCCCACCTCATGGACGCGAGCGACCGCATCGGCCGCGCCCTCGAGGCCCAGTACACCCAGACCCGCTGA
- a CDS encoding VanZ family protein, which produces MIGRHRLLLRVVFVAYAVVLFVATHKPGVDVNVVPGWRLDLLIHMAAFGLWTFLLGLTGFAGDARRLGDLLVLITVGMGYAVADESSQALPIFERVFDLTDMVANAAGAILASLLVFFTLRMFDHPEAPQP; this is translated from the coding sequence GTGATCGGACGCCACCGGCTGCTGCTCCGCGTCGTGTTTGTCGCGTACGCGGTGGTGCTGTTCGTGGCGACACACAAGCCCGGCGTCGACGTCAATGTGGTGCCCGGCTGGCGGCTGGACCTGCTGATCCATATGGCGGCCTTCGGGCTATGGACGTTCTTGCTCGGGCTCACGGGCTTCGCCGGCGATGCGCGGCGGCTGGGCGACCTGCTGGTGCTCATAACGGTGGGGATGGGCTATGCCGTTGCCGATGAATCCTCCCAGGCCTTGCCGATATTCGAGCGGGTGTTCGATCTGACCGACATGGTGGCGAATGCAGCCGGCGCGATCCTCGCGTCGCTCTTGGTGTTCTTTACTCTGAGAATGTTCGATCATCCAGAGGCACCCCAGCCATGA
- a CDS encoding NAD-dependent epimerase/dehydratase family protein codes for MREGAANPTGRTRRVLVTGGAGFIGSHLVERLLSRGDSVVVVDDLSTGIRTNLPESHSRLAFRHADLRDWLHGPAGDSGEFDEIYHMAAAVGVELVIADPIGSIETNTEQTSALLRYAARGKAGAPAVLIASSSEVYGKSERVPFHEDDDVVYGPTTATRWSYACSKALDEYLALAHHRNSGLGVVVARLFNTVGPRQVGRYGMVLPRFVSAALSGEPLRVFGDGEQVRCFCDVRDVSRALVDLVGTAKAHGRIYNVGSEQAISIFELARTVVEVLGSASDIELVPYDKAYGPGFEDLRRREPHLARLRQAIDFEPEHELNSTILAVAEAMGSAGVSR; via the coding sequence TTGCGTGAAGGTGCTGCCAACCCGACGGGACGAACTCGCCGGGTGCTGGTCACCGGCGGCGCGGGCTTCATCGGCTCGCACTTGGTGGAACGGCTGCTGTCGCGCGGTGATTCTGTGGTCGTGGTCGACGATCTGTCCACCGGTATCCGCACGAATCTGCCCGAATCCCATAGCCGCCTGGCCTTTAGGCATGCCGATCTCCGGGATTGGCTGCACGGGCCGGCTGGCGACTCGGGCGAGTTCGACGAGATCTACCACATGGCCGCCGCGGTGGGCGTCGAACTGGTGATTGCCGACCCGATCGGTAGCATCGAGACCAATACCGAGCAGACGAGCGCCTTGCTGCGATACGCTGCACGTGGCAAGGCTGGTGCGCCAGCCGTGCTCATTGCCAGCAGTTCTGAGGTGTATGGCAAGAGCGAGCGGGTGCCATTCCACGAGGACGACGACGTGGTGTATGGGCCCACGACCGCGACCCGCTGGTCGTACGCGTGCTCGAAGGCGCTCGACGAGTACCTCGCGCTCGCGCACCATCGCAACAGCGGGCTGGGCGTGGTTGTGGCACGGTTGTTCAACACCGTGGGCCCCCGTCAGGTTGGTCGGTACGGGATGGTGCTCCCGAGGTTCGTGAGCGCGGCTCTGTCGGGCGAGCCCCTCCGCGTCTTCGGCGACGGTGAGCAGGTCCGATGCTTCTGCGATGTTCGTGACGTGTCACGGGCGCTCGTTGATCTGGTCGGAACGGCCAAAGCCCACGGCCGCATCTACAACGTGGGCAGCGAACAGGCCATCAGCATCTTTGAGCTGGCACGCACGGTCGTGGAAGTGCTCGGATCGGCATCGGATATCGAACTGGTGCCCTACGACAAGGCCTACGGCCCTGGGTTCGAGGATCTGCGGCGTCGCGAGCCCCACCTGGCACGCTTGCGGCAGGCCATCGACTTCGAGCCCGAGCATGAACTGAATTCGACCATCCTTGCCGTGGCCGAAGCCATGGGCTCGGCGGGGGTGTCGCGATGA
- the pyrE gene encoding orotate phosphoribosyltransferase, whose protein sequence is MESPHAPARPTPAQASNDLAARVAEACLLRGTFTLRSGRTSSYYLDKYKFSTRPELLGPVADLLAERAKVLLEPHAGKAQRLAGAELGGIPLVTACALRLGLPSIFIRNAKKDYGTAKQLEGELNPGDAVVFFEDVTTSGGQSVEAVNTLREAGATVAGVITTIDRQEGAREAIEATGVPFHAIFTKADLGVTE, encoded by the coding sequence ATGGAGTCGCCACACGCCCCAGCCCGTCCGACCCCCGCCCAGGCCTCGAACGACCTAGCCGCCCGCGTGGCCGAAGCCTGCCTGCTCCGCGGCACGTTCACGCTGCGGTCGGGTCGGACGAGCTCGTACTACCTCGACAAGTACAAATTCAGCACGAGGCCAGAACTTCTCGGACCCGTGGCCGACCTGCTGGCCGAGCGAGCCAAAGTGCTCCTCGAACCCCACGCCGGCAAGGCCCAGCGTCTGGCAGGAGCCGAGCTTGGCGGCATCCCGCTGGTGACGGCCTGCGCCCTGCGACTCGGCCTGCCCTCGATCTTCATTCGCAACGCCAAGAAGGACTACGGCACCGCCAAGCAGCTCGAAGGCGAACTGAATCCCGGTGATGCGGTCGTGTTCTTCGAGGACGTTACCACCAGCGGCGGCCAGTCGGTGGAAGCCGTGAACACCCTGCGCGAGGCCGGGGCGACGGTCGCGGGCGTCATCACCACGATCGACCGGCAAGAGGGCGCCCGCGAGGCCATCGAGGCCACGGGCGTGCCGTTCCACGCGATCTTCACCAAGGCCGACCTGGGCGTGACCGAGTAG
- a CDS encoding SDR family NAD(P)-dependent oxidoreductase codes for MAIDLTGKPIAITGASSGIGKATALACARAGMPVALCARRVNKLEDVAREIEQTAGTAIAVQTDVTSIDQCRAFIEKAEAELGPLYAVFANAGFGFERPIHETTDDQMREIFEANFFGTLNTIHPAVERFVERRAGHVLICSSSIGKMAIPGYGAYCATKAAQWHVGRAMRHELKSLGIHVSTVHPIGTRTEFSQGVQRRSGGSDIVSNTPKAFIQPPERVARAVVACLNKPKTEVWTSLPSRLGLGALSTFPRLADAAFDRFARKQAPINRRG; via the coding sequence ATGGCGATTGATCTGACCGGCAAGCCCATCGCCATCACCGGAGCCAGCAGCGGCATCGGCAAGGCGACCGCCCTGGCCTGCGCCCGAGCGGGCATGCCGGTCGCCCTGTGCGCACGCCGCGTGAACAAACTCGAAGACGTTGCCAGAGAAATCGAGCAAACCGCCGGCACCGCGATCGCTGTTCAAACAGACGTCACGAGCATCGACCAATGCCGGGCGTTCATCGAGAAGGCCGAGGCCGAACTCGGCCCGCTTTACGCCGTCTTCGCCAATGCCGGCTTTGGTTTCGAGCGCCCCATCCACGAGACGACCGACGACCAAATGCGCGAGATCTTCGAGGCCAACTTCTTCGGCACGCTCAACACCATCCATCCGGCCGTCGAGCGGTTCGTCGAGCGACGGGCGGGCCACGTGCTGATCTGCTCGAGCAGCATCGGTAAGATGGCCATCCCCGGCTACGGCGCGTACTGCGCCACCAAGGCCGCCCAGTGGCACGTCGGCCGGGCGATGCGGCACGAGCTCAAGTCGCTGGGCATCCACGTCTCGACCGTCCACCCCATCGGCACGCGCACGGAATTTTCCCAAGGGGTCCAGCGTCGAAGCGGCGGCAGCGACATCGTGTCGAACACGCCCAAGGCGTTCATCCAGCCGCCCGAGCGTGTAGCCCGGGCCGTCGTGGCGTGCCTCAACAAGCCCAAGACCGAGGTCTGGACGAGCCTGCCAAGCCGGCTGGGGCTGGGGGCGCTCAGCACGTTCCCGAGGCTGGCCGACGCCGCATTCGACCGCTTCGCCCGAAAGCAGGCGCCGATCAACCGCCGCGGTTGA
- a CDS encoding AAA family ATPase produces MNQKGGVGKSTTAVNLAAALARLGKRVLLVDLDPQAHATLHLGVAVDGDDRPATVYDALLEPKSVGITPAGENLWLLPSETDLAGVETELAQADGRHHRLRLAIDAACDAQPIDVVLVDCPPSLGLLTLNGLAAADEVVIPMQAHFLALHGVGKLLETVRLVAQQVRPQLKVAGVVLCMYDQQASHTQEVVGDMEAFFAEGRERDVPWKRARVLWPPIRRNIKLAEAPSFGQSIFDYAPQAAGARDYAALAKHFVALIDPASPAMMPAPAKPPPADATDVADAGKEEQAQTPEPETPEIVTPPSQQQHAS; encoded by the coding sequence ATGAACCAGAAGGGTGGGGTTGGCAAGTCGACCACGGCCGTAAATCTCGCGGCCGCACTCGCGCGGCTGGGCAAGCGGGTGCTGCTGGTCGATCTCGATCCCCAGGCCCACGCCACGCTGCACCTGGGTGTGGCGGTCGATGGCGACGACCGGCCGGCCACCGTGTACGACGCCCTGCTCGAGCCCAAGTCCGTTGGTATCACCCCCGCGGGTGAGAACCTGTGGCTGCTGCCCAGCGAGACCGACCTTGCCGGTGTCGAGACCGAACTGGCCCAGGCCGATGGGCGGCATCATCGCCTCCGGCTGGCCATCGATGCCGCCTGCGATGCTCAGCCTATCGACGTTGTGCTCGTCGATTGCCCGCCCAGCCTGGGCCTGCTCACCCTCAACGGGCTTGCGGCTGCGGACGAGGTCGTCATCCCGATGCAAGCCCACTTCCTGGCGCTCCACGGCGTGGGCAAGTTGCTGGAGACCGTGCGGCTGGTCGCCCAGCAGGTCCGTCCCCAGCTGAAAGTCGCCGGCGTGGTGCTGTGCATGTACGACCAGCAGGCCAGCCACACGCAAGAGGTCGTGGGCGACATGGAGGCGTTCTTCGCCGAGGGCCGAGAGCGTGACGTGCCCTGGAAGCGGGCCCGCGTGCTGTGGCCACCGATTCGGAGGAACATCAAGCTGGCCGAAGCCCCGAGCTTCGGTCAGTCGATCTTCGATTATGCGCCCCAGGCCGCCGGCGCTCGCGACTACGCGGCGCTGGCCAAGCACTTCGTGGCGTTGATCGATCCGGCGTCTCCCGCGATGATGCCCGCACCGGCCAAGCCACCACCCGCCGATGCCACCGATGTGGCCGATGCGGGCAAAGAAGAGCAGGCCCAGACCCCCGAGCCCGAGACCCCCGAGATCGTCACCCCGCCCAGCCAGCAGCAGCACGCGTCGTGA